In Gambusia affinis linkage group LG08, SWU_Gaff_1.0, whole genome shotgun sequence, a single window of DNA contains:
- the det1 gene encoding DET1 homolog: protein MEEDVLTLKPRRIQNQNVVYRLEKRRVCSGRPGAHWYRVRCFHQNLFPNFTVVNVEKPPCFLRKFSPDGRYFIAFSSDQTSLEIYEYQGCQAAQDLLRGQEGETLSTANDQCSLNIRSRLFQRFFSLLHVTNVASNGEHLNRECSLFTDDCRYVIVGSAVYVPDDPPPYFFEVYRNNESVTPNPRSPLEDYSLHIIDLHTGRLCDTRSFKCDKIILSHNQGLYLYRNILAVLSVQQQTIHVFQVTPDGTFLDVRTIGRFCYEDDLLTLSAVYAEAQAESQTGFPRLYTDKTINSLKHRLLVYLWRRAEQDGSATAKRRFFQFFDQLRRLRMWKMQLLDEHHLFIKYTSEDVVTLRVTDPSQPSFFVVYNMVSTEVLAVFENTSDQLLELFENFCDLFRNATLHSQAVQFPCSASSNNYARQVQRRFKDTIVNAKYGGHTEAVRRLLGQLPISAQSYSSSPYLDLSLFSYDDKWVSVMERPKTCGDHPIRFYARDAGLLKFKIQAGLLGRPVNHAVRRLVAFTFHPFEPFAISVQRTNAEYVVNFHMRHVSA, encoded by the exons ATGGAAGAGGACGTCCTGACCCTGAAGCCCAGGcggatccagaaccagaacgtcGTCTACCGCCTGGAGAAGCGAAGGGTCTGCTCCGGTCGACCCGGGGCCCACTGGTACCGGGTTCGCTGCTTTCACCAGAACCTGTTCCCGAACTTCACCGTGGTGAACGTGGAGAAGCCGCCCTGCTTCCTCAGGAAGTTCTCACCGGATGGACGCTACTTCATCGCCTTCTCCTCGGACCAGACGTCGCTGGAA ATTTATGAATACCAAGGCTGCCAGGCAGCTCAGGACCTGCTGAGAGGCCAGGAAGGAGAGACTCTGTCCACCGCCAACGACCAGTGCTCCCTCAACATCCGCAGCCGCCTCTTCCAGCGCTTCTTCTCGCTGCTCCATGTCACCAACGTGGCTTCGAATGGAGAGCACCTGAACCGCGAGTGCAGCCTCTTCACTGATGACTGCAGATACGTCATCGTCGGCTCCGCCGTCTACGTCCCTGACGATCCGCCGCCGTACTTCTTCGAG GTGTATCGCAACAACGAGTCAGTGACTCCCAACCCTCGGTCTCCGCTGGAGGATTACTCCCTGCACATCATTGACCTGCACACCGGCAGGCTGTGCGACACCAGGTCCTTCAAGTGTGATAAGATCATCCTGTCTCACAACCAGGGCCTCTACCTCTACAGGAACATCCTGGCCGTGCTGTCGGTCCAGCAGCAGACCATCCACGTCTTTCAG GTGACGCCTGACGGGACGTTTCTGGACGTGAGGACAATCGGGCGCTTCTGTTACGAGGACGACCTGCTGACGCTGTCGGCGGTTTACGCGGAAGCTCAGGCGGAGAGCCAGACTGGCTTCCCGCGCCTCTACACAGACAAAACCATCAACTCCCTGAAGCACAGGCTGCTGGTGTACCTGTGGCGGCGAGCCGAGCAGGACGGCAGCGCCACCGCCAAGAGGAG GTTTTTCCAGTTCTTCGATCAGCTCAGGCGGCTCCGGATGTGGAAGATGCAGCTGCTGGACGAGCATCACCTCTTCATCAAATACACCAGCGAAGACGTGGTGACGCTCAGAGTCACCGACCCGTCGCAG CCGTCGTTCTTTGTGGTGTACAACATGGTGTCCACGGAGGTTCTGGCCGTGTTCGAGAACACGTCGGACCAGCTGCTGGAGCTGTTTGAGAACTTCTGTGACCTGTTCAGGAACGCCACGCTGCACAGCCAGGCCGTCCAGTTCCCCTGCTCCGCCTCCTCCAACAACTACGCCCGCCAGGTCCAGAGAAG ATTCAAAGACACCATAGTGAACGCCAAATATGGCGGCCACACAGAGGCGGTGCGGCGGCTGCTCGGTCAGCTGCCCATCAGCGCCCAGTCGTACAGCAGCAGCCCTTACCTCGACCTGTCGCTCTTCAGCTACGACGACAAGTGGGTGTCGGTGATGGAGAGGCCCAAGACCTGCGGAGACCACCCCATCAG GTTTTACGCCCGCGACGCCGGCCTGCTGAAGTTTAAGATCCAGGCGGGCCTTCTGGGTCGACCCGTTAACCACGCCGTGCGGCGCCTGGTGGCCTTCACCTTCCATCCCTTCGAACCATTCGCCATCTCCGTTCAGCGAACCAACGCGGAGTACGTGGTCAACTTCCACATGAGACACGTCTCTGCGTGA